The genomic segment CACTACCAAAGCAATGTATGGAGGTTCCATTTTGATCAAAGATTGACACACGGTGATTATCACTATCAGCCACTAAGACGAAGCCATTGATATCAACAGTGAGGCCATATGGACGATTTAGTTCACCTCTGGCTGTTCCTTCAGTACCAAACTTGCCTACATGTCCACCATCAAGTGTAAAGGTGTAAACACATGAATGACTATAGTCAACAACAAGCAAATGATTACTGGAACTGATTGCTACATCATGAGGACCATTCAGTTGTCCTGATCCAATTGTGAGGTAAAGGTCTCCATTGGTCTTAAACACTGGAATACAATGATTACCATAGTCAGCTACATACACCCTATCATTGTGTACTGTGATGCCATATATAGCATCAAACTGACCATCAGCTTTTCCCTTAACACCAAACTGCAGCAGGTAGTTGCCATTAATATCAAACTTCTGTACCCTGTGGTTACCACTATCAGCCACATACAGGTAATTGTCACCATCGAATGCAACACCTCTAGGACCACTGAACTGGCCAGGGTTACTACCTTTACAACCAAACTGCCTTATCAACTGATCCTCACTATCAAATACATAGATGCAGTGTTTGTTATAATCAGCTACTGCCCACTTGCCATCCCTACCAAATGCAATACCCCATGGTTTACCCATCTGTCCATTATTATCAAATATTTTGCTGGGTTGATCTATAGCTGTGTATGGTTTATGGATGACAACAATGTAGGGGCTTGCTTTGATCTGCTCTCCTTCAATGGAGACCAACAACTTTGCCTCTCCAGCttgtttagctacaaaagaaGTAGTGTAGCTACCATCATCATTATCCCTAACTTGTGCAGTAGTCACTTCTCCTGTACTCCACTTCACCTGTACTGATACTTGACCACCTCCTAGTGAGCAAGAATGACCCTTGATATCCTTGGTGATTATCTTGAACTGTGGCTGTCCTCCTTCGCGTGTGTACCCAGATGAATACAATATTTCAGAGTTGGAAAGGTCACCTTCTATAAGCTGACTAAATTGTGGGAGTTGGACTTTACTGGAATAAAACTTGATGTTGTTTGATTCTACTGGTCTGGTGTCTAGTTGTTTGTACTTCTCAGTTAATTCTTTCATTTGGTTGATCACTTGTTTCTTTGCAGAAAGTGCTTCTTCATCAGAACTTTCCTTCACTGCATCATCAACTTCCTTCATGCTTCTTGCCTGTGCTTGTGTAGATTCCACCTCTTCTAGTTGTGCTGCCATCTTCTTCTCCTTCTGTGACACTATCTCACCTAACCTTTGCTTGACCTCTTCTTTCTGTTCTTTTAACTTCTCCATCAGTTTGTCATAATGTTCATCAATCTTTTTGTCTACTTCACCAGCTTGTTGTCGTATCTTATCTCCCATATCAGTAATCTTGTCATGAGCTTTAGAAAGATCTTTAATAATTCCCCCTACTGGAGCAGTGATATCCTTCAATTTACTCCTCTGCTTCTTTGCCGTTTTCTTTACAGTGTCATGATTGTGGCCATTGTGTTCCTTCACGGTGCAGTACAAACACACCAGCTCCTCACATGTCTCACAATAATACTTCAGCTCATTCTCGTGCTCTTTACACAACATCACTTTTGCTTTAGGCTGGACTGAGATGTCTTCTTTCTTTGACCTCAAGTCAACTGATGGGACTATGGCATGGCCTCGATACCTATTACTACGTTTGTGATGTTCATTACAAACACGACATAAAAACATCGTACAATCTGGACAAAATGTCTCTACTGGGTCTTCTCCAGTACACTCGTCACATTTCACTTCTGTTTCACCTTCCACCTTGCGTTTTAAGATCAGCTCATCCACCAACCGATTTATCAGAAAATTGTTATCAAAATCTTTCACTCCTCCAGCAGGAATAGTAGTTTCCCTTCTGCACTCTGGACAAATGATCTTAGATTGTACCTGCATCTTCTCCAGACACTTTTCACAATAAGAGTGATGACAAGGTAGGTACTTGGGATTCTTGAATATCTGATAGCAGACTGGACATGTCAGACTATCGGTTGCTTTCTTCACATCCATAGCAGCCATTGTGAAAatgtaatgtagctatgtaccaACTGTATAAAAGCAATAACTGTTGTAAAATGTATGACACATGATGGTGAGATGTGTGGCCATGGAAGCTGATGTGGGTGAGCAACAGAAAAGTgcgtatcaagacacacataagtgtgtcatgcagccaagaaagtcaGCACGCAACgccatgggtatattgacaggaagaaaaaatgTTTTCATACATGCAAAACTCCATGAGCCCTACTCGAAAGCACACAATTTTTTAATTACAGCTGCTAGTCACCTTCGGCATTTCACATTCCTAATTTCAGTAAAATCACTTTATGTATTTATGAATTACAAGCCATCAAAGtcaggcttaatttcttcaagGCACACAAGCATGGGTACGCACTTATTATCTACCCCATACCATCTTAGTCATCTGCAGTAGCAAACACATCTATTGTAAGGCTTTTCAGTGCTCCCATTAtgtttgcattatgctcctaggttagcaataATTATCTTAGAACATttcaatcagtgaatgctctattagagtattttactacaaagtgactgttctattagagagtattgatctaagcaATGCATATTTGATTTTCTTAGCAAAAACCTGGCTTGGTTCacaatttttttcctttctcagcattatctgcagtttCCAAGAAATGtctcagccttctgtggtgagtagttttggattAACAGCGCTAGACAGTgggataatcgatttgtacagcaattaCACTGATAGTAAACTATAGgcacttacattcacagccataacttccgtttggattagtctacaatgttgcaactTAACTTaacatgttcaccatgaattagcacatcagccaagctATAGTGTTAGATCTGTAGTCATTTGCGCATATGGGTATGAAGGCGATTtgatagaagaaatgatgactaTCTTGTTTACATTTAAGCGCATCGTATGCTAACAAACACACATGACGCGCATACCGTTagagctacagaaacgaaacaaagattttttgaGCTCTCCAtaagcaggcaaataagatgatggtatatagttttaattgatttgagtcttccttctttgacTACTGGCCCGAGAATATATTTTCTTTATGgcatgtgtaattttaagaaattatttttaaattacgttttctcaatacacatgcttgtacaaacaagtcaggtttttgctgtgACGATCACATATttaattaagctccatagtttgaaatatgcTAGACATAGTACTCCagactattatgctttttattatactggcatatttgacacaggcctaatTTGAACTATTTATCAGAGTGTACAAAAACAAGGTAACAAAGTTGTGAGGGTTTGCAAATGTTGATTTAGTCTGTTAGGTCACCAACAGATTTTGTAAGGTTGCAATTGGTATGCAAGGGGTTTGAATTGAAGTGCTTGCAACTTGCATGGGGTTCATGAGAAGCCACACATACAAAACCTTTAATAAGACACAGTATTGCAAGCTGTTTGTCTGTTGTTAGGTTACCCATGACACCtttgacaacaaagcataaccTTATATCAACAGCTTATAATTTACAGCCTGATTCAATTAGTAAATACAACACAACAGGGTTTACAATTAGCTCACATAGTGTTTGTAAAGTCTATGCGACCGCTCCCTAAAATACATATAGCGACTACTTCATTACATTTTTATGCAGTGAACTGTAAGAGATAAAAAGAGAGCTGGTTGTGgtcaaaaagctagttgtaagtgGACTAGTTGTAAATGATTACTACAAAAGTCAGGCTGAAATTGCAAGCTGCATTGCACAATAGTAGTAGCTATAAAGTCAGATTTATATCAGGGGCATAGCTAgtcagaaggtgatggaggggcaggcatgcatGCCCCCACAAAACACTCAAAATCGTTCATGactgcacaaaaggctaatgactcAATGGTGGGCTGCTTACATAACTAGCTATGTAACtatttcattactgattgcttaTCAGTtatcaatggaggtatattcgtCAAGCATCATTGCATGTACCACAACTCTACTCCAATAAAATTAATCTACCACAATCCGGTAGAgctatattgtgaatattttagtgcAAATACGATGCATCACAGTTACTTTATGTTAGTCatagcctgtgctgcagtcctagcacactgacaggatgacgtgttcactcacttcagccggcaaaattcaaatgccacgtattgcacAAAATCCCAGTTCAACACCTGTCTTACTAGCAGAACTTATAAGTTTGTGACTGAtccgcctgactgactgacaaagttaAAAAAATTAGACTGGCATGCTACTGCACTGCGGCCGTAcaaagatccagtgtgattgactcaagaaaataaacttggtacatttaacacttttatcacctcgtaggtagTAGGTttgtagcgtcatctggtctcctttgtcacttatGAGTTGCGACTCCTGTGAGGTTACTtcaagcgggtcactctttttaggtTCAAAAATGCTCTATCACATGAGCAATCTaagctaaatatagaagtggtCTCAAATATTTTCGTTCAGTGAGTTCACAAATAAGTTGAATATTGTGTGctcattcactagcaacccctggtgataccacgtagtagcgcacataatttatagtcatttgTGTGTGTCAGTTAAATACTAGTAAACTTGTGACAGAGGTTTAAAAAACcacttagtgatgggggggaggggggacaAATGTCTCCTTGGCTACGCCTGATTTATATACAAGTGAATATTCagaattagaaaatggtatcatacagtacgaatCAGAAAGGTGTGGGTGTCGCCCATGaaaaatattacccaaaaaccaccCTCACTTTTCCTTGATGACAATGAGCCAGAATAAAACCAAACAatctttcagatcgacccaaaatgctttcaacaagttgctatgaaatctataaaatggaattttctactgactgactgagtaagccaattcatttatatatagag from the Dysidea avara chromosome 13, odDysAvar1.4, whole genome shotgun sequence genome contains:
- the LOC136242320 gene encoding E3 ubiquitin-protein ligase TRIM71-like, whose translation is MAAMDVKKATDSLTCPVCYQIFKNPKYLPCHHSYCEKCLEKMQVQSKIICPECRRETTIPAGGVKDFDNNFLINRLVDELILKRKVEGETEVKCDECTGEDPVETFCPDCTMFLCRVCNEHHKRSNRYRGHAIVPSVDLRSKKEDISVQPKAKVMLCKEHENELKYYCETCEELVCLYCTVKEHNGHNHDTVKKTAKKQRSKLKDITAPVGGIIKDLSKAHDKITDMGDKIRQQAGEVDKKIDEHYDKLMEKLKEQKEEVKQRLGEIVSQKEKKMAAQLEEVESTQAQARSMKEVDDAVKESSDEEALSAKKQVINQMKELTEKYKQLDTRPVESNNIKFYSSKVQLPQFSQLIEGDLSNSEILYSSGYTREGGQPQFKIITKDIKGHSCSLGGGQVSVQVKWSTGEVTTAQVRDNDDGSYTTSFVAKQAGEAKLLVSIEGEQIKASPYIVVIHKPYTAIDQPSKIFDNNGQMGKPWGIAFGRDGKWAVADYNKHCIYVFDSEDQLIRQFGCKGSNPGQFSGPRGVAFDGDNYLYVADSGNHRVQKFDINGNYLLQFGVKGKADGQFDAIYGITVHNDRVYVADYGNHCIPVFKTNGDLYLTIGSGQLNGPHDVAISSSNHLLVVDYSHSCVYTFTLDGGHVGKFGTEGTARGELNRPYGLTVDINGFVLVADSDNHRVSIFDQNGTSIHCFGSEGKQKGQFKCPLGIAISPNGSIYICDYNNFRIQIFSL